A window of the Porphyromonadaceae bacterium W3.11 genome harbors these coding sequences:
- a CDS encoding peptidase domain-containing ABC transporter: MYFLLQKDAMDCGPACLAMVVKHYGRHPDLEQIREDCALGKDGVSLLGISKAAEKRGLHSLGGRITLETLANEAPLPCIAHWNQNHFVVVYKIKRLRKGNYRVYVADPGKGLLTYTKEEFCEHWVSTKTNGEEKGIVLLLEPTDEFYSQEVTDGGKLEKGNRLTFLWSYVKKYRRYFGQIILGLLLGSLIQLVFPFLTQAIVDTGIGGRDIGFIWLVLLAQLMLLFSRTAISFIRSKLLLHISTRINISLISDFFIKLMKLPMKFFDTKLLGDLLQRIEDHRRVEQFLTSNSLSLLFSFFTFIIFSIVLSYYNLLIFGVFVIGTLLYAGWITLFLKTRRTLDYKYFEQAGRNRNVTYQLINGMQEIKLQGCEQRKRWEWEDVQADLFKVNLQSLNLQQVQQAGSITINEVKNILITVLAATAVIHGDMTLGMMLAVQYIIGQLNSPVEQLIQFIYSWQDVSISLDRMNEIHTEENEENSDRHVTSFAQNNLDLKVENLSFKYDIYSPTPILDNLNLTIPNGKVTAIVGASGSGKTTLIKLLLGYYSPLEGSIKVSGRDLEEYNLSWWRSHCGAVMQEGYLFSDTIARNIAISDDTPDIDRIRAAASTANIADHIESLPLAYNTMIGQDGQGISQGQRQRVLIARMVYKDPTFVFLDEATNALDANNERAITEKLENFYKGKTVVVVAHRLSTVRNADQIVVLDKGKIVEVGNHESLTTNRGKYYELVKNQLELGN; this comes from the coding sequence GTGTACTTCTTACTTCAGAAAGATGCGATGGACTGTGGACCAGCGTGCTTGGCTATGGTGGTCAAGCACTATGGTCGCCATCCAGATCTTGAGCAGATCCGTGAGGATTGTGCTTTAGGGAAGGATGGGGTGTCTTTGCTGGGCATCAGTAAAGCTGCAGAGAAAAGAGGGTTACACTCGCTGGGTGGTCGTATTACACTTGAGACACTAGCAAATGAAGCTCCGCTCCCCTGTATTGCACATTGGAATCAGAATCATTTTGTAGTTGTTTATAAGATCAAGAGGCTTCGTAAGGGTAATTATAGGGTCTATGTCGCAGACCCTGGGAAAGGATTGCTCACTTACACCAAGGAGGAGTTTTGCGAGCATTGGGTGAGTACCAAGACTAATGGGGAGGAGAAAGGTATAGTCCTACTCTTAGAGCCGACAGATGAGTTTTACAGCCAAGAAGTGACTGATGGCGGAAAGCTCGAGAAAGGTAATCGGCTGACCTTCCTTTGGAGCTATGTCAAGAAGTATCGTAGGTATTTTGGTCAGATCATACTGGGGTTATTGTTGGGGTCGTTGATACAGCTCGTTTTCCCTTTTCTTACTCAGGCAATAGTTGACACTGGCATCGGAGGGCGTGATATTGGTTTCATCTGGCTGGTATTGCTGGCTCAGTTGATGCTCCTCTTTAGCCGTACAGCGATTAGCTTTATCCGCTCCAAGCTGCTGCTTCACATTTCTACTCGTATCAATATTTCCCTCATCAGTGACTTCTTCATCAAGCTGATGAAGCTACCGATGAAGTTCTTTGACACCAAGCTATTGGGTGATCTATTACAGAGAATTGAAGATCATAGGAGGGTGGAGCAGTTTTTGACCTCCAATAGCCTATCTCTACTATTCTCATTCTTCACCTTTATTATTTTTAGCATTGTTCTTTCCTACTACAACCTACTGATATTCGGAGTATTTGTTATCGGTACGCTCCTCTATGCTGGTTGGATTACTTTATTCCTAAAGACGCGAAGGACACTTGACTACAAGTACTTTGAGCAAGCCGGACGGAATCGTAATGTGACCTATCAGCTCATCAATGGTATGCAGGAGATAAAGCTACAGGGGTGTGAGCAGCGAAAACGATGGGAATGGGAGGATGTGCAAGCCGATTTATTCAAAGTCAATCTTCAGAGCCTCAATCTCCAGCAAGTACAACAGGCTGGAAGTATTACCATCAACGAGGTGAAGAATATCCTCATTACCGTTCTTGCTGCCACTGCCGTAATACACGGGGACATGACTTTGGGTATGATGCTGGCGGTGCAGTACATCATCGGACAACTAAATAGCCCTGTGGAGCAACTCATCCAATTCATCTACTCGTGGCAAGATGTCAGCATCAGCCTTGATCGTATGAATGAAATACATACAGAGGAGAACGAGGAGAATAGTGACCGACATGTCACCAGTTTCGCGCAGAACAACTTAGACCTCAAGGTGGAAAATCTTTCATTTAAGTACGACATTTATAGCCCAACACCTATCTTAGACAATCTCAATCTCACCATCCCCAATGGCAAGGTAACAGCTATAGTGGGCGCCAGTGGAAGCGGAAAGACCACTTTGATTAAGCTACTGCTTGGGTATTATTCACCGTTAGAGGGCAGTATAAAGGTATCAGGAAGAGACCTCGAGGAGTACAATCTTAGCTGGTGGCGAAGTCACTGCGGAGCAGTAATGCAGGAAGGGTATCTCTTCAGTGACACCATCGCTCGGAATATCGCCATAAGTGACGACACTCCAGATATTGATCGAATAAGAGCCGCGGCCAGTACGGCAAACATTGCAGACCATATAGAGAGCCTACCACTTGCGTACAATACGATGATAGGACAGGATGGTCAAGGGATTAGTCAGGGGCAAAGACAACGAGTACTGATTGCCAGAATGGTCTATAAAGACCCTACATTTGTATTTCTAGACGAAGCTACGAATGCCCTGGATGCGAATAATGAGCGAGCGATTACTGAGAAGCTAGAAAACTTCTACAAGGGGAAAACGGTAGTGGTAGTGGCTCACCGGCTCTCTACTGTCCGTAACGCCGACCAAATTGTCGTACTGGACAAAGGAAAGATTGTAGAAGTTGGCAATCACGAAAGTTTGACTACAAATCGTGGTAAGTACTATGAGCTAGTTAAGAACCAATTGGAGCTAGGCAACTGA